The following proteins are co-located in the Saccharomycodes ludwigii strain NBRC 1722 chromosome V, whole genome shotgun sequence genome:
- the CRN1 gene encoding coronin (similar to Saccharomyces cerevisiae YLR429W | CRN1 | CoRoNin) → MDYTVRIWNIETGKDEIILKHPDMVTSMSFSYNGKYLATVAKDKKLRVWDVRNNKIVSEGKAHDSPKNQRVVWLGADDRLATTGFSRLSDRQIGIWDAFNLEKGDLGGFYTVDQSAGILMPFYDDSNKILYLAGKGDGNIRYFEFNNDELFELSEYSSTQPQRGFCMAPKRTVNVHENEIMKAYKTVNDLCIEPISFICPRRSEVFQDDIYPNAASDQPALTAEEWFSGKDVDGPILFDFKSVYDNTKPTLVAYSTKNIKKEKEQEPEEPHKQVETPKAAEVKKVIEEKPTPVVMPAINNKSNIDDVLKKDNGVPKLLQKAVSLDAVNGAENPESDESKDVKDEEWEEVKKPVETSNKSNVSGRSSSASKTKQDDNQPGTIAATKVIEAPKKSNASTTVSSSNIVSTPKATNETPTTATTSSTSKSMGLKQSVDKLSSLVLHLESIIEGLTKSNLEKDDRLKALEDKVNELLDKK, encoded by the coding sequence ATGGATTATACTGTCAGAATATGGAATATTGAGACTGGTAAGGatgaaattattttaaaacatccAGATATGGTTACTTCTATGAGTTTTAGTTATAATGGTAAATATTTAGCAACAGTGGCTAAAGATAAGAAATTACGAGTCTGGGATGtcagaaataataaaattgtcaGTGAGGGGAAAGCGCACGACAGCCCAAAAAATCAAAGAGTTGTTTGGTTGGGTGCTGATGATAGATTAGCTACTACCGGGTTTTCGCGTTTAAGTGATCGTCAGATTGGTATTTGGGACGCTTTCAATTTAGAAAAGGGCGATTTAGGTGGGTTTTATACTGTCGATCAAAGCGCTGGGATTTTAATGCCATTTTATGatgatagtaataaaattttgtatttgGCGGGCAAAGGTGATGGTAACATTCgttattttgaatttaacAACGACGAGCTCTTTGAGTTATCCGAATATAGTTCGACCCAACCACAAAGAGGATTTTGTATGGCTCCAAAAAGAACAGTCAACGTTCACGAAAACGAAATTATGAAAGCTTATAAAACTGTTAATGACCTGTGCATTGAAccaatttcttttatttgtcCAAGAAGGTCTGAAGTTTTCCAAGATGATATTTATCCAAATGCAGCCAGTGACCAACCTGCTTTGACTGCAGAAGAATGGTTTTCTGGTAAAGATGTTGATGGGCCAATCTTGTTTGATTTCAAATCCGTTTATGATAATACGAAGCCAACTTTAGTTGCTTACAGTACTAAGAATattaagaaagaaaaggagCAAGAACCAGAAGAACCACATAAACaagttgaaactccaaaGGCTGCTGaagttaaaaaagttatcgAAGAAAAGCCAACACCAGTTGTCATGCCggcaataaataataagagtaatattgatgatgttttgaaaaaggatAATGGTGTTCCCAAGTTGTTGCAAAAAGCTGTTAGTTTAGACGCCGTTAATGGTGCTGAAAACCCAGAAAGTGATGAATCTAAGGACGTTAAAGATGAAGAATGGGAAGAAGTTAAGAAACCAGTTGAGACTTCCAATAAAAGCAATGTTTCTGGTAGATCTAGTTCTgcatcaaaaacaaaacaagaCGATAATCAACCTGGTACTATTGCGGCCACAAAAGTCATAGAAGCTCCTAAAAAATCGAATGCATCAACAACTGTTAGTAGTTCAAATATTGTTAGTACTCCAAAAGCTACAAATGAAACACCTACTACTGCCACTACAAGTAGCACCAGTAAATCAATGGGATTAAAACAATCTGTAGATAAGTTGTCAAGTCTAGTTCTACATTTGGAGTCTA
- the SPC2 gene encoding signal peptidase complex subunit SPC2 (similar to Saccharomyces cerevisiae YML055W | SPC2 | Signal Peptidase Complex): MTSSSSTIKKVNNVNSSAEVKELLDNTLQEIFNEQFHYKQLYINQDIKLFMGVIMVTIAGASFYLDKKFKFQETLSYQTVLVIAYSILSIIYWWFTKYIDQNKVYVAHANKKPQDKIEVQTTLSNYSPEYKLNVSLNNQIIKGEIKINEVFTEDGILQVDLFIQKLQNIVNKKKL, from the coding sequence atgaccTCGTCTTCTTCAACTATAAAGAAAGttaataatgttaattCTTCAGCAGAAGTTAAGGAATTATTAGACAACACTTTACAAGAAATTTTCAATGAACAGTTCCATTATAAACAACTTTATATCAATCAAGATATAAAGTTATTTATGGGTGTAATTATGGTTACAATCGCTGGTgcaagtttttatttagatAAGAAGTTTAAATTTCAGGAGACGTTATCATACCAAACAGTATTGGTAATCGCTTACTCTATATTATCTATAATCTATTGGTGGTTTACCAAATATATAGATCAGAATAAAGTCTATGTTGCACATGCTAATAAAAAACCACAAGATAAAATTGAAGTCCAAACAACTTTATCAAACTATTCACCAGAATACAAATTGAATGTCTCACTAAATAATCAGATAATTAAGGGTGAAATTAAGATTAATGAGGTCTTCACCGAAGATGGGATTTTGCAAGTGGATCTATTCAtacaaaaattacaaaatatagtcaataaaaaaaaattataa
- the TDA5 gene encoding Tda5p (similar to Saccharomyces cerevisiae YLR426W | TDA5 | Topoisomerase I Damage Affected), whose amino-acid sequence MHLRSNKNVMNIDTLTYYLLYIPIFKYYGIITIALNLGIILIYGIDFHFNLSIIISILVISITQAIIKVNQWCKKNNGGKNEWIPLSKRENVSINVVVTGGGNGLGLKIVESLISRYSNNKTISNLNNLKMSIIVIDKEIPVGITSTKNLSVEVHYIKHDFKNAPNQNLYKKILEKFDNSNSNSINVLINNAAIRYKFDELYNIEDDIIRENFQVNVFSPVSLIKMLKPNYLITISSVLGLIAPSNCSVYAATKSALLSFHDSWIHERRERRGLLVLPGQLKDTDMFRNITPPKPFFAPLVDINQLVNEILLKLEIGECGELCMPLYVNFMSILRCLPYFMVEILRKFSGVDDCKEENF is encoded by the coding sequence ATGCATTTGCGATcgaataaaaatgttatgAACATTGATACATTGACatattatttactttaTATACcgatttttaaatattatggCATAATAACAATTGCATTAAATCTAGGAATCATACTCATATATGGCATTGACtttcattttaatttatccaTCATAATATCCATTTTAGTCATAAGTATAACCCAAGCCATTATTAAAGTAAATCAGTggtgcaaaaaaaataatggtgGTAAAAATGAATGGATACCATTAAGTAAACGTGAAAATGTCTCAATTAATGTTGTAGTAACGGGAGGAGGTAATGGGTTAGGCCTAAAAATAGTTGAAAGTTTGATATCAAGAtatagtaacaataaaactATTAGCAAcctaaataatttaaaaatgagCATTATTGTAATAGACAAAGAAATACCTGTTGGTATTACGAGTACTAAAAATTTATCGGTTGAAGTACATTATATAAAGcatgattttaaaaatgctCCAAATCAAAacttatataaaaaaatattggaaaaatttgaCAACAGTAACAGCAATAGTATCAAcgttttaattaataacgCTGCTATTAGGTATAAATTTGATGAATTGTACAATATTGAAGATGATATAATTAGAGAAAACTTTCAAGTTAATGTGTTCAGTCCCGTGagtttgataaaaatgttgaaaccaaattatttaattacgATATCTAGCGTTTTAGGACTTATTGCGCCGAGTAATTGCTCGGTATATGCAGCTACAAAATCAGCATTATTGTCATTTCATGATTCATGGATACATGAAAGACGTGAAAGACGTGGATTACTAGTTTTGCCTGGTCAATTGAAGGATACCGATATGTTCAGAAATATTACACCACCGAAACCATTTTTTGCACCATTAGTTGATATTAATCAATTAGTTAATgaaatacttttaaaattagaaatagGTGAGTGTGGTGAATTATGCATGCCGCTCTATGTAAATTTTATGAGCATTTTGAGATGTTTACCTTATTTTATGGTTGAAATATTAAGAAAATTCAGTGGTGTAGATGATtgtaaagaagaaaatttttaa
- the MAG2 gene encoding RING-type E3 ubiquitin transferase MAG2 (similar to Saccharomyces cerevisiae YLR427W | MAG2 | cytoplasmic protein of unknown function) — METDFQNSILLLTPNNKNNTMADKTKFNSNAQSFSPKIGINNNSNGNMNNLDTSLNGIGKSSVSNNNQNTLKKQKKFLDDSYSKNKSMHHRNNNKPYKNNEPLYHRNNNNNNRGKKNRKNNTVIPITSSVPNEVALPDFEQTLQDELLNGHFKPRGRKTQISINHLLDFQFSDIDKKTHQYQQQNHHRCHGNDRFNTPFKERLHLHGESFINATCKFIVNDNYTYEDQFNDPNLPIPREKIFRVVTTLNKQACPICLSDDIVAPRMVSCGHIFCCCCLYQFFKQDLENKNKTTQSNNSDVLRNKHTRKYYECPICSSIIKRHTVLPVLSNNSLITHKDLSSLSSINATTLPTVKVNDTVNFQLMCRPHGSVMALPVIFGIDPERCTYPPSINTPLIIEYTRIFKSSISDQIEFYKQDIKDIRAQAELDRLMYGDKGIIAKLVEDEINDEIEKLMVEIMNTDNKQQFDVNATDDDNNNNNNNNNTKAIDLKSIYNDSNAYFYYEYIDPSNNQRFFLSALDIKLLRTTYQSYFKFPVVLGLKIENIHTDHVVTESGVRKYRFFSHLPLGTEFNLVDIDWRKLIISDSDNNDGSDLIIPQNVYESFANELRLRRSNTCKKKIREDKEKKLYERQLEQKHLEFYQKENGIKAGRDSTIYPSSTISGYSLPDLEHVTDTSTRPNGNGNEDALIKNSGLVKKTIWGTVIPISEEEVNKDKESLEDWVSPEVLEELKKLKINNSNIKTESDSNNDKGNKNNNNKKKKKKKLTLFSNSSRANF; from the coding sequence ATGGAGACagattttcaaaattcaaTATTACTACTGACtcctaataataaaaacaataccaTGGCCGATAAGACTAAATTTAATTCCAATGCGCAAAGTTTTAGCCCCAAAATaggaataaataataatagcaatggGAATATGAATAATCTTGATACTAGTCTTAATGGTATTGGGAAATCAAGCGTTTCTAATAACAACCAAAATACCTTAAAGAAgcaaaaaaagtttttggaTGATAGCTAtagcaaaaacaaaagtatGCATcatagaaataataataaaccgtacaaaaataatgaacCGCTTTACcatagaaataataataataataatagaggTAAGAagaatagaaaaaataacaccGTTATTCCTATTACATCTTCTGTTCCTAATGAAGTAGCTTTACCGGATTTTGAACAAACTTTACAAGACGAGTTGTTAAATGGACATTTCAAACCTCGTGGTAGGAAAACTCAGATATCtataaatcatttattaGATTTTCAATTCTCTGATATcgataaaaaaacacatCAGTATCAACAGCAGAATCACCACCGATGCCATGGGAACGACAGGTTTAATACTCCCTTCAAGGAACGATTGCATTTGCATGGTgaatcttttattaatgcAACTTGCAAGTTTATTGTCAATGATAACTACACCTATGAAGACCAGTTCAATGATCCCAATTTACCCATTCCAAGAGAAAAGATATTTAGAGTTGTTACtactttaaataaacaagcGTGTCCCATCTGTTTATCTGATGATATTGTCGCACCAAGAATGGTTTCTTGTGGCCACATattttgctgttgttgtttgtaTCAATTCTTCAAGCAAGAtttagaaaacaaaaataaaactacaCAGAGTAACAACTCTGATGTGTTGCGAAACAAGCACACCCGTAAATACTACGAATGTCCCATCTGTTCCTCAATTATAAAAAGACATACTGTTTTGCCCGTTTTATCTAACAATTCATTAATAACACATAAAGATTTATCGTCATTGTCTTCTATTAATGCCACCACTCTGCCTACTGTTAAAGTTAATGATACTGTGAATTTTCAGCTAATGTGTAGACCACACGGCTCGGTAATGGCCTTGCCCGttatttttggtattgATCCGGAGCGTTGTACTTATCCACCAAGCATCAATACGCCATTAATTATCGAATATACCcgtatttttaaatcctCTATAAGCGACCAAATTGAATTCTACAAACAAGATATAAAAGATATCAGGGCGCAAGCTGAATTGGATAGGTTGATGTATGGTGATAAGGGGATAATTGCCAAATTGGTAGAAGATGAAATAAACgatgaaattgaaaaattaatggtTGAAATTATGAACACAGATAATAAACAGCAGTTTGATGTAAATGCCactgatgatgataataataataataataataataataatacaaaggCTATTGATTTGAAAAGTATTTACAATGACTCTAAtgcttatttttattatgaatatattgaCCCAAGCAATAAccaaagattttttttatctgcCCTAGatataaaacttttacGAACCACGTATCAGTCTTATTTCAAATTCCCTGTAGTTTTaggtttaaaaatagaaaatatcCATACTGATCATGTTGTAACTGAATCTGGTGTTAGAAAATATAGATTTTTCAGTCATTTACCATTAGGTACTGAGTTTAATTTAGTAGATATAGACTGGAggaaattaattatatcaGATAgcgataataatgatggcTCAGATTTAATTATTCCTCAAAATGTCTATGAATCTTTTGCTAATGAATTACGTTTAAGAAGGTCAAATacttgtaaaaaaaaaattagagaagacaaggaaaaaaagcTCTATGAAAGGCAATTAGAACAAAAGCATCTggaattttatcaaaaggAGAATGGCATTAAAGCAGGCAGGGATTCAACAATATATCCTAGTAGTACTATTTCTGGATATAGTTTACCTGATTTAGAACATGTGACGGATACTTCTACAAGACCAAACGGAAATGGAAACGAAGACGctttgattaaaaatagcGGTCTAGTTAAGAAGACTATATGGGGCACTGTTATCCCAATCTCAGAGGAAGAAGTCAATAAGGATAAAGAATCTTTGGAAGACTGGGTATCCCCAGAAGTTTTagaagaattgaaaaaattaaaaataaacaattcaaatataaaaacagaAAGCGacagtaataatgataagggaaataaaaacaataataacaagaaaaaaaagaagaagaaattgaCACTTTTTTCTAACTCTTCCCGAgctaatttttaa